A genomic window from Borreliella afzelii includes:
- a CDS encoding DUF1473 family protein: SPKFLDEFYVILDANREFISYYKDYLVAIIYTAQFNTFHADNDLKKPALVYLSEYENNVGDFVTFNYIDDNFDYEKVTSSLTSNSNELVAK; this comes from the coding sequence AGTCCAAAATTTTTAGACGAATTTTATGTCATTCTAGATGCAAATAGAGAATTTATTTCTTATTATAAGGACTATCTTGTTGCTATTATTTACACTGCGCAATTCAATACTTTTCATGCAGATAATGACCTTAAAAAACCCGCTTTAGTATATTTGAGTGAATATGAAAATAATGTTGGTGATTTTGTTACCTTTAATTATATAGATGATAATTTTGATTATGAAAAAGTAACTTCTTCACTTACCTCAAATTCTAATGAACTGGTTGCTAAATGA
- a CDS encoding DUF1322 family protein yields MSKISKDIDKAIASLNESRKKYFNLLDEIKNDKYYFPVIMNICSYDDVKKFPYDELLEVNRIADLKLEKELYELILSK; encoded by the coding sequence ATGAGCAAAATAAGCAAAGATATTGATAAAGCTATTGCAAGTCTTAATGAGAGTAGAAAAAAGTATTTTAACTTGCTTGACGAGATAAAAAACGATAAATACTATTTTCCAGTAATTATGAATATTTGCTCGTACGATGATGTTAAGAAATTTCCTTATGACGAGCTTTTAGAAGTTAATCGAATTGCTGATCTTAAATTAGAAAAAGAATTGTATGAATTAATTTTAA